TGGCCAGGTCGGCGGCCGGGACCGGCACCGCGGGCACGACCCGCTTCGTGCCCACCCGCACCTCGACGCTCCACTCGCCCTCGGGCGTGGCCTCCAGCGTGACCGTCATCCCCGACGGACGGGCGGCCCTGACCCGCGCCGGGCGGGTGGTGGGCACCGGCGTGCCGGCCCGCGCCAGGTCGGCCGCGGACCCGGCCCGGCCGGACGCCGCCGGTGCGGACCCGGCCGGGCCGGACCGCCCGGTGGACGTGGCCTCGCCGGCGGTGGCCGCACCGGCGGTGGCTGCGCCGGCGGTGACCGCGGTGGAGGTGGCCGCACCGGCGGTGGGTGCACCGGCGGTGGGCGTGGCCGCCGTGGAGGTGGCCGGGCCGCTGCCGGCGGCGGGCCGGGGCGTCGACGTCGAGGCGCCCGCACCGGGCGTCGCGCCGCGGGCCGCGGCCGGACGGACCGGTGCGCCGTCGGGAGCGGCGGCCCGGGTGGCCGGACCCGGTCCCGCCGCGGCCGCCACGGCGGTCGCCTTCCCCGTGGCCGCCTTCCCCGTGGCCGCCTTCCCGGTGGCCGCCTTCCCGGTGGCCGCCTTCCCGGTGGCCGCGG
This sequence is a window from Pseudonocardia petroleophila. Protein-coding genes within it:
- a CDS encoding DUF6319 family protein, which encodes MMRTDDARETTGMTAPGALTEQDVVAVRESAAAGKPVTVWFTEAAVGVPAGRSAKVSAVGDASEGDFIQVKPAGSRDTMFCSPNELTLTRPARRSATAPAATGKAATGKAATGKAATGKAATGKATAVAAAAGPGPATRAAAPDGAPVRPAAARGATPGAGASTSTPRPAAGSGPATSTAATPTAGAPTAGAATSTAVTAGAATAGAATAGEATSTGRSGPAGSAPAASGRAGSAADLARAGTPVPTTRPARVRAARPSGMTVTLEATPEGEWSVEVRVGTKRVVPAVPVPAADLATAARSLPPAVAEAIESSLEGARQRQRDRVEQLRSELDAAQRVLDQLDV